The window GCCTGCGCGTCCGTAGCTCAGCTGGATAGAGTACCTGGCTACGAACCAGGCGGTCAGAGGTTCGAATCCTCTCGGACGCGCCACTTTTCAGTTTGAGAAGTTACTCAGGTTTTATCCTGAATGGCTTTTTGAACCGAACTTCTGGTTACAGAAGTATTGGGAAGGGTATTGCCCTGTTTATCTTCGGTTTATCCGCCATTGATAACAAAAATTGCGCGCTCGTAGCTCAGCTGGATAGAGTACCTGGCTACGAACCAGGCGGTCAGAGGTTCGAATCCTCTCGAGCGCGCCACTATTTTTAAGCTTTTGATTTATCAAAAGTCGATTGCAGAAGCGGGGTTTCTCGCTGCTACAGTCAAGCCTGCGCGTCCGTAGCTCAGCTGGATAGAGTACCTGGCTACGAACCAGGCGGTCAGAGGTTCGAATCCTCTCGGACGCGCCACTTTTCAGTTTGAGAAGTTACTCAGGTTTTATCCTGAACGGCTTTTTAAACCGAGCTTATGTTAAAGAAGCAATGTGAAGGGTACTGCCCTGTTTATCTTGGCTTTGTTTGCCATTGATAGCGAAAACTGCGCGCTCGTAGCTCAGCTGGATAGAGTACCTGGCTACGAACCAGGCGGTCAGAGGTTCGAATCCTCTCGAGCGCGCCACCTTTCTAAAGCCCTGCATTCGTGCAGGGCTTTTTTGTTTACATTCCATTAGCATTTTGTCTATTCTTTATTTACAACTCTTTGTTTTTACAAAGTTAGTTGCCACTTTATTAACTGCATCTCAATTTTCATTCCGATTGTTTACTAACCTCATCATATTCGGCACATAACTGAGCAAGTAAATCGCAGATTACATGACATTTTGTGATTTGTGTGACGAATCTTACGCTGATTTTGTGGCAAGCCTTAAAGAGTGGTGTGAACCAAATTGACAATTTTTCACCAAAATTGATAATCCTTGTTCACATATCGCTGCGTCTTTATACGCGTGCGGTATATGTTGTCAGGATGACACTGAAAGGAAGCAAAATGACAAATATTGGAAGCCTGCTAGTTGATGCGGCCACCCTGATGGTTACCGGGATGACGGTCGTATTTCTATTCCTCACCATTTTGGTTTATCTCGTTCGGTTAATGTCTAAATGGGTACCACAAGAAGTACCTCAGCCGATCGTATCCAAGTCCCCAGCGAAAAAAATGCAACCCGCCTCTGCTGCTGTCAGCCCTCAGGTTGTGGCTGCGATTTCCGCTGCTGTACACCAACACCGTACTTCAGCGGCGAAGTAGTCAGAATTTAAAAGGAGTTTATAAGCATGTCTAAACCACTCGCTATTACTGATGTGGTCCTTCGTGACGCACATCAATCCCTGTTCGCGACGCGTATGCGTATCGAGGATATGTTACCGATCGCTGCCGAACTGGACAAAGTGGGCTACTGGTCGCTGGAGACTTGGGGCGGAGCCACCTTCGATGCCTGTATCCGTTATCTGGGTGAAGATCCGTGGGAGCGTCTGCGCGTGCTGAAACAAGCGATGCCGAATACGCCGATGCAGATGCTGCTGCGCGGTCAGAACCTGCTTGGGTACCGTCACTACGCCGATGACGTGGTGGAAAAATTTGTTGAACGTGCCCATGCCAACGGCATGGATGTGTTCC is drawn from Vibrio sp. CDRSL-10 TSBA and contains these coding sequences:
- a CDS encoding oxaloacetate decarboxylase subunit gamma; translated protein: MTNIGSLLVDAATLMVTGMTVVFLFLTILVYLVRLMSKWVPQEVPQPIVSKSPAKKMQPASAAVSPQVVAAISAAVHQHRTSAAK